Genomic window (Magnolia sinica isolate HGM2019 chromosome 10, MsV1, whole genome shotgun sequence):
TGAAGAAGCTGAATGTCAATCCATAAGTAGTGTACAGAAAGGAATTTTCTTTGATCAACTTTGTCATTCACAAAATCATTCCTTGGATCAGTGTGTAATACATATCCACCAATCTGATTTGAGGAATTCAGATCCAATTCTTTTTAGGTGGGAAAATGTTGTCTTACAACATTATACCATCCatggttaggggtgtacatcgagtcgagctggccttagctcgacttggcttgaacactggctgacctcagctcgaactcggcttggctcggtccttgagcctgactggccagcttggctcggttcagtcagcagctcgggccagctcgggccgagttcgccattgaggcatttccacaaacacctaaaatgcaacttcaaaatcctactattttacaaatagaggcaatgattttacaggtgttttatcaaacactttctaagtaacataaaaaccaaaaaaaaagaagaagagaaaaaaggtatttgtttaatgtagaTACCTTGTttgccaccggccaaaccttccttgccaccagccacatttcgttgagttattttatcaaacagttggtgagcaacatcaatggcaaagtaaccgagtcaccaaactggttcgatccaagttcgattcgagctggatttgatccaagtcgagtcaagctggggcttgcttgaactcggctcgaactcattttcgagctcaaaaatcagctcgactcggcttgaactcagcttcaaactgagtcgaatcgagtttttttgagtcgagtcgagcgagctaaccgagctagctcagttcgtgtacacccctatccaTGGTCCATGTAATTATACCTTATGCTTCATCCAGAGTCTACTTGCCCTTTGATTGCAGTCTACGAACCAACTCATATATAATGGAGCAAAATATACACAGGGAGTTTCTTGCACTTTGCCACCCCTATCCTTAGCATTCATGGGCCCGCGTACccatataatcatcatcatcatcatttaaaccTTATCCTAATTAATTGTGGTcgactacatgaatcttgttctaccATTCCACCCTTTAAAGGGCCATAGTTTCAGTTAGACTATAGGTAATCCAgtcttttcttgctacctccaGCTCACTCCTAATAGGTCGAGTTTTTGGTCTTCATTGCCCATGGCCAAACTATCTAAATTATGTTCccccatcttattacctattgttgCTACTCTGATTTTTGCTAGGTGGCTGGCCTGACCCATTGCTGGCCTTAATTGTGGATAGAGCATGGCCTTAAAATCAAACTGATACAATGATGCTTCACCATTCCGTTTATGGCTATGAATGGACAGTTGAAAGAAAAATGATTAGTTGTCCAAATTAACTTACCAAAAATCATATGCATAAGATTGCTTGATCACTACCGAGTTTGTGCTATGCTAATCCACAATCCTAATCCGAAATTGGACCTATGATTCAAGAAAATGGAAGGTGGTAGCAACCATCAACACTAGATCATCGAAGGTGGCACATTCAAGTGTTGGCCTACTAGGTCAACTGTACAGATCACTTCATAACATTCTTTGTCTATGGTAATATTATTATTTCATAACATGATCTAGTCCAACATGATGTTTTTAATAGATCTATAATATCCATCATTTTAGTTAGATATCTTAGGAGGTGGGTCtaaaaatgaggtgaatccaaTACTAAAGTGAGCCACACGTTAGGAAATAGTAAATATTGGACTCAGCTCCGaatgctaaaatgagctgggatggacggcgtggatatatgacccatgcatcaaggtgggctccacgatcAGGCGTCcgcccacctcagtggatcccaGGATCCGGCGTTCTCCTGCGAGAATTTCCGTACGGATTAAGGGAGATGCTACTATCATGATATAATAGAGCCATCTTCCACCGTCCACATGGAACGGTAGACTATAgatcaagaccatccatctagaAGAGTCTGCTTTGGATAACCCTTGATTCAAGAACCACACCAGTAGAACAATCCTAGCTAGCGATCCTTTGTTCTCACCATTTCCCTCAAAATAGAACCGTTAACTTCTTTTGCAATTAACTGCTAATTTTAAGGAAACCAATCAAATGTTTAGGGATCTGCTTTTTTACTGAATTTTAATCCATGGGCCATCCACGATAGCCCCAACCATTTGTACGGTCTAAATAAACAAAGAAGGACATGATGTATCATATCAACGTAGTTTGCTTTGATGCTAAAAAGAAGTCGTTGGAAAGCAAAAGGCAAACGGTAGTGGAAGACGCATCaaaaaaacaggaaaagaaaagaaaaaggaaaagcaaATGACAGTGGAAGAAACatgatataaataaaatgggaaaAGAAATGGGAAAAGAGAAAGGACCCAACCAGAAGAAAAAGCATCCAAAGACCGAACACCCACCCCTATGCGAATTAGGTGTTATCCGGTTAACCCGTGACTGCATGTTACCgttactgtgatgtatgtgttatacattCACGCcctcgtccatcagttttcctagctcattttaaagcatttggaagtaattgttgaagtgataaagtcccttgatatatatTGATACACTACGCTCTAACAgtttaagcttttggagtaaatgattgtttgaaatggTATCATAGATTATTTTAGCTTCTTAGGgctcacagtaatgtttatttacaatccaccttattaataaggtcatgcagacatgGATGATAGGAAATAACAATTTTTTAGCTTCATCTAGAACTTTCATGGCCAACTACTTTTTCTAATGGTATGGtacactttagatttggatctaatttaTTTTTGGACCGATATACCAAAAAATGATatggggaaatggatggacgaagtgggtgtaatataaaaacatcaagatggtTCCTATGGTAAGGTCTGCACCATATAAGGTGAGGTTAGGGCCGTACCATTTTTGGGATTGTATACTAGAATAAGTAGTAAAAATAAATTGATGGCATGAATATACCATGGTAAGTGTCTTATTTGACTTGATcatattattctcctaattattctaagcaattttcttgttggacacaactcctaaagcccaatggatgaagagttacaatcaaatcaaaacttactaaaaatagtaaaaacaaaaataaatagggAATTCgccgatttgatggaatctcacaaacgGGCATAACCAGGCTGGTTGGCTAAAGTGGCTAGTCCTACACAAAATCGTACATAAAgcaactcattccggtttgcaagatacgcctcttttaaggttctgacagttttgatgacttccacctccgattgggccttctctagtccatctatTGGACATGAAAGGGTcggtgacccgctctacatcacaaaccATGAATTGTTCGTCATGTGACCGGTCAAATTGGCCGCTATAAACAGAGAGACATAGGCAAGATTATGAACTCCTAAAGAAACAAAGCTTTGATCTGAATTTCTTCCTTTcttgtgagagagagaaaaaaaaagattgagGAAAGATGGCCATTGTTGAGTCTGTTGTCGAGTTCCTTCTCCAAAAACTCAGTGACCAGCTCATTCAAGAAGCAGTTTTCTTACATGGGGTTGACAATCAAGTCGAATTACTCATGGCAGAATTCAGGCGGATGCAATGCTTCTTGAAAGACGCAGACACCAAACAAGGAGGAGATGAAAGAGTGAAGAATTGGGTGCGGGACGTCAGAGATGTTGCATATGATGCTGAGGATGTCATTGACACCTTTGTCTTCACTATAGCAAAATTGAGGCGAAGTGAATCTGTGGGCTGCATTACAAGGTGCGCTAATTTCTTCTTCAATGAGTCGATAGCTCGCCATAAGGTGGGCTCGGAGATTGAACAGATAAAGAATAAAATCCGTATGATCTCCCAGAGTAGGTTAACTTACGGCATCGAAAGAATAGGCATGGTAGAAGGGACAAGCTCTGCAGTTCGAAGTCTCCAAGAACGGAGGCTAACTTCTCCTAATGCTCAAGAAGCAGATTTTGTTGGTTTTGAGAAGGACTTGGCGGCATTGGTCGGGCAGTTGATCAATGAGGGAGAGCTGCGACGTTGTGTTGTTTCTGTAGTCGGAATGGGTGGTCTGGGTAAGACTACTCTTACTCAAAAACTTTATAACACTGATAGTGTTAAGAAACATTTCCATAGTCATGCATGGATTTCTGTATCACAAGGCTATTCTGTTAGAGATCTTTTGCAGGCCATCGTCAGACGCTGTATGGATCTCTCTAAAGAGGAGCTCGAGAAAGTGGAGAAAATGGATGTTGTTGAGCTGAGGGACAAGATTTTTGAGTATCTGAATAACAAGAGATACTTGATAGTCTTGGATGATATATGGACAACAGAAGCATGGGATGATTTGAAGGATGCATTTCCGGATATGAACAATGGCAGTAGGGTCGTACTTACCACGCGAAACAAAGAGGTTGCTTTATATGCACGAAGCCAGCCCCATGAACTGCGATTTCTAAATGATGACGAGAGCTGGGAATTGTTCTGTAAAAAAGCATTTCCAGGACGAGATGGGCATTGCCCTCAGAATTTGGAAGAGTTAGGAAGAAAGATTGTGGAAAAATGCCATCATCTACCTCTTGCTATCGTTGCAATCGGAGGGCTCTTATTAACGAAAGAAGCATGGGAGTGGGAGAAAGTATACAAAAGCATCAGCAGGCAGTTGGTTGATGGACACCAGCAAATCTCTGGAATATTATCTTTAAGCTACAAAGATCTGCCCTATTACTTAAAGCCATGTTTTCTCTATCTGGGCAATTTTCCAGAGGACCGTCAGTTTGGCGCCGGGGGATTAATTCAAAAGTGGGCCGCAGAAGGGTTTCTTGAAGAGAGAGGGGAAGAAACATTGGAGGAGGTTGGAAAAGATTATCTAATGCAATTGATTCAGAGAAGTATGGTTCAAGTGGCAAGCAGAAATTCAATGGGAGTTGTTAAAAGTTGTCGCATCCACGATCTTTTGCGAGATCTATCCATATCAGAAGCCAAGGAAAGTAAGTTTCTGGAAGTTGACAGTGGAAATGCAAATGCTCCTTGTGCATTTAGAGCCCGTCGACTTGCAATTCACAATGATGATTTACGTGAGCACACATCCTTAAAATCTTTCACTCCACACCTTCGTTCTGTGTTGATATACACCCAGGGCTCTACATGGCttcaaagagaagaagaaaagtttCTCTTTAGAGGCTTTAAGTTGCTTAGGGTGTTGTATATGCAGGGTGTAGGAATAAAAGAGCTACCGAGCGAAATAGGTGAACTTATCCACCTGAGATACCTCAGCTGTACTCAAACTTGTTTAGATAGCCTCCCATCGTCGATAGGCAATCTTCCCAATTTACAAACTCTATTTGTAACATCCCGTTTTATTATAAAAATACCAAGCATAATCGGGAAGATGAAACAGTTGAGACATTTTCAAGTGAAGAGCATATCTAAGTGGGATGTAAGTTGTGGAGATATAGAAGGACGTCCAAGGCTTGACCGGATAAATAACCTCCAGACTCTATCATTTGTAAGATCTGGCAAATGGATGGAagatggttgcttgggaaagctcACCAATCTTAGAAAATTAGGAATATGGGTAGATACAAAAGAAGATGCTGAGGTATTGTACGTATCGATTGTCAAGCTGGACTGCCTCCACTCTCTTACTTTGCGAGGAAATTTAGGCAAGTTACCCGACCCCAGTTTCTTCCCAAAAAAACTCTCGAAGCTTACCTTGACCGGGTCTCATTTAAAGGAAGACCCAATGGCGACGTTGGAGAAGCTGAAAAACCTTCGCATTCTCAGATTGTCCTATAATTCATATATGGGAAAGGAAATGGCTTGCTCTGCACAAGGGTTTCCTCGACTCGAATCCTTACATCTTCGTCAGTTATATGAATTAGAAGAGTGGAGAGTGGAGGAAGGATCTATGCCAAGTCTTTTATATTTACGGATCTATGACTGCACGAAATTGAAGAAGCTTCCGGAAGGACTGCAGCATGTGAGTACCCTCAACAAACTGGAGTTGTGGAGGATGCCCGATGAATTCAAAGCAAGGCTTGAAAAAGACAGAGGGGAGGATTGGTGTAAGATTCAGCATATACCCTCCATCGACATAAGCGTTAGATGGTGGATATAGTAAGCAGCCGCACATTCTCTCGTTGCAAGAGGTAGGTTGGTGAGATTTGTTTCcccttttcatttttatttacctCTTTAATCCATACTAAACTTACTATaatcatatcatttttttatttttattatttttatttttttcccttttgggaatttatatagaAATTACATTCCAATGTATTTTACAAAAACATTCCCATTACAATCCCGTTAACTTTCTTAACGCCTGCCATGCTAGCAAATGGGTCACTGGCTCGGGTATACCCCAACCGTGCTttttatgtgaaattcaccccGGCCACCATGTACTATACCCCATTAAGGGCAGGTGATCCAAAATTCAGCTCCATCCATcattccagtggaccacactattggaaaTAGTGTAAAGGGTAACGCATAATGCTTACCTTTCAAactgtttccattagtgtggccaacctgaatcatagatgggtctgatttttgggcaccCGGTCTAAGTTTTCGTGTGGTCActaatggatttcatataatcatcagtgGGTCATGTAAAAATCAAATAATTTATTCTTTTTAAGTTCTGGCTACGAAACTCTCTACTGCATTTCAAGTAatttattctttttcattttgtagcttaggaaaaaataataataatcttatgCATTTTAAATTagttagtttattttttttaaacacttTAAATTCTTGCTATGAAATTCTCTACTGCTATAACTGCTCCATTCCTTTTATAGTTTGTAAGACAGTATTTTATAATTTTGTAAGGAAATCTGCACGCTATTTGTATGAAGAAATGCTTCAAGACCCTTTTTGGATGAAACCATGCCAGTGGCCCAAAATATGAGTGATAGATTCACTTCGAATTTTGTCCATTAATTGTGCTTTTTGCTCTTTGCTTTCTTCATAAATGGACTGGGCTTATCTGATGATcggactggttttttttttttttttggtaaattatAAATCAGAGGGGCATGAACTGAACTGTGTTGATGCATGATGAGGTGATACGATTGGATATGGTAGATTTTTGCTCGTGAGTAAGATTTGTTTCCTAATCACACAAGTACCAACCTGTCAGGGATCTagtccgttcatctggtgggaccacAGCGGATCAAATGAGATTCGGCACATACCTTCCATCCAGATATGGTAATAGGTGGCATTCATTGGTGAGACTTGTTTCCCCTCTTCGTTTTTATTTACCTCGTAATCTATGCTCTCAAGTTACTGTAATCATATaatgtctttttctttttgtaactttgaaaaaaaaaaaaaacctaaaggtAAAAAATAGTCTCATGCATTTTAAATTCGTTaatttattctttttaaacaCTTCAAAATCTTGGTATGAAATTCTCTACTGCTAGCCTCCATTCCTTTTTTAGTTTGTAAGACAGTGTTTTGTAATTTTGTAATgtgtttaattatttatttatatagaaATATGCGCGCTACTCGTTTGAAGAAATGCTTAGACTAAGAACCCTTTTGGATGAAACCATGCTAGCTGTCCTTTGGTTTGACACGCGCAAGTAGTTGAATCGTTGAATGAAACCAATGGATTCTAAGCAGTGGCACTTTGTGTCTTTACAAGAGCTAGATTGGTGAGACTTCTTTCcccatttcatttttatttactTCTTAATCAATATTTCAAGTTACTATaatcatatcattttttttttcattggtcAGAAAAAATTAGTCTCATGAAAAAATTTCCTCTGAAGTCCTCCACTTGGTGACTGGAATTGTGTGAATGATGTACTTTCAGGGTACAACTTGTCTGCTAGGTCCCAACCAGGGAATGGCTCGGCTATTGTGGCTGTGCACCACATGGGCAGCAATTGAGTGCTTGATAACTAACTTAGAAGTAGAATCAATTTATAGCACTGGATCCTTTTCCCTGATacattttcacaaatttgttttcTTGTGCTAATACCTCATGGTATCACTTGTTTAGGCTTATGGTTGGTTGGTGTAGAAAGACAGACACAAAACAGAGAACGGATGATTGCTGAGAGTTTGAGGGCTGCAAGGGAGGATGGGAAAGCCAACGGCGTAGATGTTTAAAGCATGGCATCATAATGTTTGCTGACTGTTTAAATAGATTTTTGATCATCACTGTGTCACCAATCTTTTCAGATCTTAATTTTTCTTGCAAGTAATAAAAGGGTCTATTGTTCTTAAACAATTACAATCatagaagcaaaaaagaagactTGCTTTTTTCTTTTGCACATCCTAACTTCATTTTGATAACTGATTCTCAAAATTGGATGAAAAATCAAGGCAAATCATTTTGGTTAGATTCACATTGTTGGTTAAGAGCGTCTCCTAGCATATTTGGTTTTATATATTTTCTGGTTATGTGTGCTGCCAGATGATGATTAAACCTCATAATCCATGTGGTTGCTTTTTACTATTTTTTGCTGCCAAATCCAATGATATCTAGATACTTGTATATGCTCGATGTGTTGTGTTGGATACAAGCAGATACAAATACTGGATACTTGCAGTGTATGTGTTAgctgattttttaatttatttttttcattagaaATCTTGACAATtgtcttagggtgtgtttgggtgacacatcatcatcaaagccttataccaactaattggggttggctacatgaatcatggtaTTAAGAAATGGTTATGTGACAGCTATATGCCTATAACAGTGAAAACGGCGCCCATCACACGATGCAAGGCTGTAACTGCTAATTGAAAAAGGTGGCCTGTAACAAGCTTATAATGGCCTTCAAGCCCATATCGAGCTGATATGGGGCCATAACAGACTGATTTGAGGTCGATACACTTGTtccttagaaaaataaaaaataaaaatcggctGTTATATGGCCGTAGTGGTCATTTCTGCTCGTAGCATAACAACCACGAGGTTAGCCGTTGTGGCTACTGTTACATTTTTGAATACTTATTAATTCCTCGTtaccactcctattgttactaaaattgtgcTCCATATACTCAATTTTAGTCTGACTAATGTTCATTCGCTTAGATTCTAAAGCACTTCTCCATAAATCTAAATTTGTGTTTGCGCCCTCCCTTGTCTTGTCAATCCATCTGCAAACAATGTATACCATCAGATCTCTTCCTTGAAATGCCCTGTTAACTTGTCCATAACTAATGCGAAAAGGTATGGGCTCAATGCCCACCAATGCAAGCCTgcagtaattgggaactcacttgtttCTCCACTAACGCTTCTCACATTTGTATTGCTCCCTCGTAcgtatccttaatcatgtcaatatatcctcttgaaactcctctcCCAACACTCACCAGATTAACTCTGTGCAGAATTGTTGGGCCATGTTGCTCGCCTATATGAGGCCTACAAGCTCGTCATTTGCTATGTGGAGCCCTCTGCAGGTGTGGATCCTCCTTTTTGGGTCCTCTGTTTTTCTATATTAGGGATCTCTTTGGATCTTGGTACTGTCTTTCTGTAAGCAATGCTGAGTGGCGCTGAGTTGGAGTTAGGTGGTGTTGCTGGTGCTAGCAGGGGATATGCTTTTGGTTTGAGGCCCTTCTTGTCTTTATTTTAGCCAACCAAGGCTGTCGTAGTATATATAGgtgaagtccattttattttgtGGTGCCCACCCGAATATTTGTAAATCATTTTGTTGTttcaacaaagttacaggt
Coding sequences:
- the LOC131257666 gene encoding putative disease resistance protein At1g50180 translates to MAIVESVVEFLLQKLSDQLIQEAVFLHGVDNQVELLMAEFRRMQCFLKDADTKQGGDERVKNWVRDVRDVAYDAEDVIDTFVFTIAKLRRSESVGCITRCANFFFNESIARHKVGSEIEQIKNKIRMISQSRLTYGIERIGMVEGTSSAVRSLQERRLTSPNAQEADFVGFEKDLAALVGQLINEGELRRCVVSVVGMGGLGKTTLTQKLYNTDSVKKHFHSHAWISVSQGYSVRDLLQAIVRRCMDLSKEELEKVEKMDVVELRDKIFEYLNNKRYLIVLDDIWTTEAWDDLKDAFPDMNNGSRVVLTTRNKEVALYARSQPHELRFLNDDESWELFCKKAFPGRDGHCPQNLEELGRKIVEKCHHLPLAIVAIGGLLLTKEAWEWEKVYKSISRQLVDGHQQISGILSLSYKDLPYYLKPCFLYLGNFPEDRQFGAGGLIQKWAAEGFLEERGEETLEEVGKDYLMQLIQRSMVQVASRNSMGVVKSCRIHDLLRDLSISEAKESKFLEVDSGNANAPCAFRARRLAIHNDDLREHTSLKSFTPHLRSVLIYTQGSTWLQREEEKFLFRGFKLLRVLYMQGVGIKELPSEIGELIHLRYLSCTQTCLDSLPSSIGNLPNLQTLFVTSRFIIKIPSIIGKMKQLRHFQVKSISKWDVSCGDIEGRPRLDRINNLQTLSFVRSGKWMEDGCLGKLTNLRKLGIWVDTKEDAEVLYVSIVKLDCLHSLTLRGNLGKLPDPSFFPKKLSKLTLTGSHLKEDPMATLEKLKNLRILRLSYNSYMGKEMACSAQGFPRLESLHLRQLYELEEWRVEEGSMPSLLYLRIYDCTKLKKLPEGLQHVSTLNKLELWRMPDEFKARLEKDRGEDWCKIQHIPSIDISVRWWI